A window from Pan paniscus chromosome 14, NHGRI_mPanPan1-v2.0_pri, whole genome shotgun sequence encodes these proteins:
- the LOC100967281 gene encoding NADH dehydrogenase [ubiquinone] 1 alpha subcomplex subunit 3-like, which yields MAARVGTFLKNAWDKEPVLVVSFVVGGLAVILPPLSPYFKYSVMINKATPYNYPVPVRDDGNMPDVPSHPQDPQGPSLEGLKKL from the coding sequence ATGGCTGCGAGAGTCGGCACCTTCCTCAAGAATGCCTGGGACAAGGAGCCAGTGCTGGTCGTGTCCTTCGTCGTCGGGGGCCTCGCTGTAATTCTGCCCCCATTGAGCCCCTACTTCAAGTACTCCGTCATGATCAACAAGGCCACGCCCTACAACTACCCAGTGCCCGTCCGTGATGATGGGAACATGCCCGACGTGCCCAGCCACCCCCAGGACCCCCAGGGCCCCAGCCTGGAGGGGCTGAAGAAACTGTGA